TTTCTACTTTAGCGAAACATGGTCGCGATGGGACCGCCTGAAGATGTTCATGGTTATGTTCGTTGGGTGGTAAATAGTTTATCGCATAGCAGCACATTCATTGCACACAACCATTCGCCTGATTGAGTGTTTCTGACCATCCCAATAAGAGCGACGAACACTGTTCAGCGAATTCTTGCATACCTACTTGTTGTAGTTTTATTGGTTTTGTGGTTGTTATTTGCTGATTTAGTTTCTGGTGCGGTGCGCTTCTGGTAGACAGACAGGCCATGCTAGAtaacagaaaatagaaaaagagAAGTAGCGGTACTACATACGAGGTTTGTGGTGATGTACCAAAAGGAACCACGAAACAGAGAAGAGTGAAGACGATGGAACTTTCACTTTTACTTGAACTTATTTAaactccaagcacatgaccGAGGTACCCGATGACTACCAAATGAAGGGAACCGTTGGATTAAGCTGATGCGTAAGCTCAATTGCTTACGAATAAAAACATGTTTCAAATGATTATTATTGATTGTAAGAAATTTTGGCtggtatgcaaatatcattAATACAATACTCAAGTACCAATTTCAAAACTTCATGGATATATTAAAGCTTTTCAACAGTTTTCTCACAGCTTTGTTCAATTCCGTAAGAATATTTCCAAAACCTCAATAAATCGCTGATCGCTCCAAAAAAAGccacaaatgtcaaatgctTTATAAACTTGATTATCTTGAGGAGTCTAATAACCAATTTTGATAACTGTTAGAAtaccaaatatttaaaatctataggGCGAGTTCCAATATTTATAATCGAAATTAACAACAGCCTATACCTTTATTGTTGTTTGGACGTAATAACCATTTGATTGTctgttttttttacaagggagaatgcatttacacactaacccagcacacgtgcattgtagttgccaaactaccacacggaagtgcactggagtgtcggacttgactgtaccggtaataccgactaaactcccttgggctccgccatcgtttcccccaggaactgaaGCAGATCAGCACTTTTTCTCAAACTAAACATCTTTCGAGTAATATGTTTGCCCAATGCCCTGCCCATCCAAGCCTCATGTTCATATACAATATGTACGGGCAATCGGAAATGCATATATTTCTTATCTATAAAATTAGCCAAAGTAATgatttccaaattattttaattcTGGCAATTAATTCGTGTTTCGTTTTCTCGTTTTCAGGTCCTTGGGTTGGTATCTGGTGGTGATGCGGGCATGCAATTTCTACGACCGATGGATGGCAATGCGATGGCGGCAGCTACAGCCtttcagcagcaacaacaagcAGCGGCAGCGGCTGCTGCAGCCGCCAACATGCAACAAGCCACACCTGCCTACATCACCCTGCCGATCACGATGCCCGGCGCAAAACCTGGTGACGCCCAACAAACGGTACAGATACAGGTGCTCAATCCCAATCCCCTGCCACAACCCGCTCAGCAAGCACATAAGTTCCAAATGGGCCAAATGCAGATACCTATTCAAGGATTCCAACAGGGGACCACCGTCCTAACAGTTGCCTATGGTCCTCAGGACGAAGAAATCGTGCACAATCATGGACTGGCCGAGGGCATGACGATAGTTGCTGCTCTACAACCCCAAGACCTCCAATTGTTAGCACAAGCTCAAAATGCCTCGCTTTTCCAGCAGCATCACCAACAACAACTTCAAAATCATGAATCACCAACACAACCTACGATAAAGGTGGAACAAAGTCTATCACCACCGATTAGGCCAATAAAACAAGAAGCTGTCTGGAACAATATCCCCAATATAACGGCTGCTCCAGCATTCGGTGCCGACATTGCCGAATTCCTGCAGCAGCGAAGTCAGGGACTCAACCTACAACCGTTCCTTAAATTtaacaacaacaataataatGAACTTAATGTACCTTTAGCCCACGGAGACCACCTTATAGGTGGATCCATACCCGATATCCCTGGGACCACTTAtattaagcgagaaatcatagACGAAAACTCCAACGATAATACTCAGTATGGGGCGGACAGTAGTCAAGTGGACAGTAGCTTCCGGGACGCTAGCAGTATATCAGGCGATACCAACTGTAGCACGCAGAATGAGTCCGCTTCGACACCAACGACAACAGCGGCGGCCGCCACTTCGACGACCGGCACGCCTAGCGAAGACGGCACGCCGACTGGTTCTGGCAAGCCGCGTAAAAAGCGAAAGTACAAATCGAAACCTCCGAAGCCTAAACGGCAAAAACCGGGACAAGTGCATATCACGACGGCCATCGACGGGACGATCCTGTTCTGCTGTCCCGAGTGCCACATGGCCTATCCGGAGAAAGAGTGCCTTGAACAGCACCTGGTGGTGCACAAGATCGAGCGAAGGTTTATCTGCGATATCTGCGGGGCGGGTTTGAAGCGGAAGGAACATCTGGAACGGCACAAGCTGGGCCATAACCCGGAGCGGCCGTACATCTGTAGCGTGTGCATGAAGGGTTTCAAGCGGAAGGAGCATTTGAACTTGCATTTTGTCATCCATAGTGGAGTAAAAACGGAGGTTAGTTTAACTGTTTTTATTGTAATCATTGTGTTTATaatcattttgtttatattgCAATCATCACCAACGTGGTTGGGTTTTTTGCATAACATCTATTGTTTATGACTGCTAAAAGTTTGTGAAAGATACATTGCTGACACATTTTCCGTGATGCCCAATGGAAAAAACTCATAAAACCCCTTTAGCATAAATTCAGTTTTAAAAGTTGGGAAAAAATTAATGGAGGGCTaatgggaagtaagaagtgagaagttagtttctccttcttcatccttctttcatcttgttttatcctttttcctccttcctacttGCTTCCTTCTGTCatctttcttttctctttttttctttattcttcctttttcttctctttcttccttttccttctttcttctacatTCTTTTTTCCTCTGTCTcctttattccttattctttcaactttcttttttattgtttctttcttcttcattcttacttctacgtctttttcttctttcctgctcttccctttttcttctcacttcttcctcctttttcattattccttcttatttctctctttttttttcttttttttcttttttctttatttattctttattacttCTTTGTGCCTTCTCTTTCCTCTTTCGCGTCACCTTCCGGATTCGTGTCTTGGGAAGCGGAAGTATGGCCTCTGGATAAAGTCCAAACCCTTCGTGTGAAGCTCGTGAAGTTCCCGACGCACAGTTTCCTTTATAGTCAACCTCAGCAACTGAATACTCAGGCCCatcccgggtagaagaaaatagcAAAAGAATAACTAGTTTTAccattaatatatgaataacagaatagcaaaatctgatgttagtttgtttgatatagttgctaaaataactaaaataataacaaaaattgttcgAGCGAATAGCtaaaaaataactcattttactattataagagcaaaccaatagcaaaatatttacagaaagggaaatatcaaaatcagttattattgataacccgggtagaggtgaataacaaacaaataacataataataacaaaagtTGCTATAATATCAGATTTAGTCATtcttatgttattcataaataacataaaataacatcccaacaacaagttttgttataatagtaaaattagttatttatatgttattgtaagaaggagcagaacaacaaatgaagaacacattttgcaatcctagcaaagtttgttattcatttatcatttgcattttcaacataccaataataactgattttgatattttcttttcttcaaatatttagtTATTGGTTTGTTATcataatagcaaaatgagttatttatgagttatttgctagagcaatgtctgttattatttttgctattttagcaactatatcaaacaaactaatagcagattttgctattcagtcattcatatattaatagtaaaaattgatattattttgctgttttcttctacccgggaagttgaaaatgaaaatgataaaagaagatgtgttcttcatttgttgttctgTTCTTCCATACAATAACATAATAAcaacaaattttactattataacaaaatttgctgTTATGatgctattttatgttattcatGAATAACATAGGAATAACAAAATCTGATAtcacagcaaaatttgttattattatgttatttatttgttattcacctctacccgggatcccgggtagaagaaaacagcaaaataatatcaaattttactattaatatatgaataactgaatagcaaaatttgatattagtttgtttgatatagttgctaaaatagcaaaaataatgaCAGACATTGCTCTAGAAAATAACtcataaataactcattttgctattataataacaaaccaatatcaaaatatttgaagaagaaaaaatatcaaaattagttattattgatatgttgataatgcaaatgataaatgaataacaaactttgctatgattgcaaaatgtgttcttcatttgttgttctgctccttcttacaataacatataaataacttattttactattataacaaaacttgtttttggaatgttattttatgttatttatgaataacataagaataactaaatctgatatcatagtaaaatttgttattattatgttatttgtttgttattcacctctacccgggaTAGCTGCTCAATGCAGTCtacccgggtagaagaaaacagcaaaataatatcaaattttgctattaatatatgaataactgaatagcaaaatatgattttagtttgtttgaaatagttgctaaaatagcaaaaataataacagacattgctctagcaaataactcacaaataactcattttgctattataataacaaaccaatagcaaaatatttaaagaaaagaaaatatcaaaatcagttattattgatatgttgaaaatgcaaatgataaatgaataaccaACTTGGCTATGATTGcaaaatttgttctttatttgtTGTTCTGCTCCTTTTTACAATAGCAtataaataactaattttactattataacaaaatttgttgttgggatgctattttatgttatttataaataacataggaataactaaatctgatatcatagcaaaatttgttattattatgttatttgtttgttattaacCTCTACCCGGGTAGTtctcgttgatttttttttgtcagggGATCCGCAAGCTTCAACGCCTTCTCTAGTTGCATCTCGATTAACGATTGACGTCGATCGGGTTGCTGCCTGAATTGCCGTTGTCGGTAACATCAGCAGGTACAAAAAGATCGTCACTTCACACGCGTTTGTTCCGGGGAACCAATCCCGTCTTAGCGAATCCGTTGATTGCGATTGCAAGGTTGCATGTTTCAATGTAAGCCtagctagcttagcttagcGTTGACTGACtaacacatatctatggttgctactccgtaattgaccagaatcagtgaaatttcacaaagaatcaactgaacgATTGACTGAGCCACgtcgctggccacgtccttgtaaggaagcatccataaattacgttacGCGTGAAGTGTGactatccatacaaaaatttccaatgattcatacaaaaactgtcacatagggggggttgaaaatggtcaatttttgcgttacgtaattaattgaTCTTCcctagtcagttaggaagagggaaagaatattagtaggtgttttttgctatttgaagaccgtgtttacctctgcgtctccacaaaaaccacaggaaggattatcagttagtcggTAGGCAAAGTTGGATCAGGATTCACTCAGATAAACAATgcgaccgtgccattcttttCACACGATTATTTTAACTAACCATGATTTGGtcgcacaaaacagaacaaacTTACTACCTGCACACCGAGCAGTAATACGATCAAACTTATATCAATAATTAATTTACTTCTCGACCGCACAAAGTACAACGATACCAGATCGTTCGGCGTGTCTATGAACCGAGGATGGACACTACTCACCATgcatgcccggtggcatatgcaaactgtgAAGGATCGCGTTTGGGACAACCGAACCGACGCGCAGCATTGTGTACTTACTTTCCTGATAGTTACTGCAAACTATGGAAGATCGCACTTgtctcgaccggagcaaagcgcaatacaagcgTATGATCCACCGAAaatcaaaaagatatttttcttccatttgcgacgaataacacacgcactgtacttactttccTGATGGCTACTCGCATGTTTTAATGTAagcctttcaaaaaaaaaatcgcttacAATAACGACCTTGCctaccctttataaggcagtggcaactatattgccaccaacaaattatatttttttcgatttattaacaagagctctactaattatttcccatgtagtggtTATATTTGCTACCTAGTAGCACCCCAGATAAGTTTCAGcctaaaaatattgaaatgtcaatttgagaaaaGTTTCTTTTGCGAATAGATCtgaagtttcgagtggaagaaaaattttcagtaataatttgttaaaaaaaaaacgacaaagatatatttttcgcgttggtattaattattttgaatctcgtGTGTTTGATTATTACGTGATTaacgtgaaaaaagctttgcctttctgtatatttggtttttggatttttgacgaaattgtgtttttttcccaagggtccccccttgggaacaaaagcgcaattttttttttcacttataataCGTTTTtcgactaggactcttcaccaaaaaatgtaacgtgccttaatttgactggttttacgtaaaacctaatttttaaaaatcttttatttatttttgttgttgcctgttttcccacttgccgggcagtggcaactatattgccattaatttttcaatgtttctgaactgtttaaagtataacaaacatacatttgagtttaataccatgtcaacattgtgacctattgttgtttttgttaatttattgtttagattcgtctgccttataaagggttaaggtTTAAGTTTAAGGTATTCGTCGATTGCCCTGGAGAGATGCGTCTTTAGTGGGCCCCCATAAAGGTTATGTCCAATGCGTTACAACGGTTTCCAATGTTTTCGGTATGTGAGCTGTGACCATCAAGCAGCAACAATATCGGTCTCGATTCTGTTGAACGAGTGTGTTCTAGGAAATGATTTTGTCGCAAATTTGTCAAAGTTAAAAACTTATCCGTCCACTTTTGTTGCAATGAAGCAACTCTCTAGCAAAAAAAGCATCAGCGGGACGAAACTTCCGTTCTCTAACATGGCCAAGCAAGCCATTGCCATGACTCCATGTTCTGCTGATGTTATTCCGTCAACTTTCTTTTTACTTTAAACGGATTTTTGTTTGTGCTAACGTAAGAACTACACAACACTTAAAGacgcgacgcgagacaagacataacacttatTGTTCTTACAATCGTCAAAGGAGTTAAAAATTACCTTTCtgtcgaccggtttcgggcgCGATGTCACCCATCTTCAGGACAATGTCCGACTGGTTACTTTTAAGGGAGGCTAATGTATAGGTGTGTTGGTTAAACTATAGAGGCAGGACATAATGGGGGGATCGTCTTCATTCATCAATGGTTTTTTGGTGTTGGTGATGAACATTGATTCCCAAGAGTTGAGGTGTGATGGTTTCCTGATGGATTTGATGAGTTTCGCGCTGTTCCAATCAATTTCATGATTGAGTTCGTCCGTGTGTGCAGCCACGCTTGACTCGTTCGGTTTTTTGTGTTCTACGGCGTTTTTGTGTTCTTTCAGGCGGGTCTTCACTTTTCGGCGTGTTTGACCGATGTAAACGGCTGGGCAATCCTTACAAGGAATTTGATATATTCCTGATAGGTCATCTGGGGGTACTTTGTCTTTCAGGTTACAGAGCAGGTTTCGTAAAGTGTTATCACTTTTATGGACTACGTGTAACCCTTGTCGTAAAAGGGTGGATTTGATCGGATTTGTCAACTTCGGATAAAAAGGCAAGCTTATTCTGCGTGTTTCCTTTGTTTCTGGTATGAGTGTTGTGATGTTCTGTCGTTTATTTTTGCGCTTGTGCTTGCGGAGGATTTTATTCACAAACGACTTGTCATAGCCGTTtagcacccccccccccccgggaGGGGAGTGAAATGAAGAAATACCCAGTGGCGTATGGGAAAAGTGTTAAAAATTCAGTTGATTTTGTGAAAAAGTTGGAAGGCTTCAGTTTGCGCAGAGGTGAGATCCTGGTTTCGTTCGATGTTGCCGCCCTGTTCCCGAGCGTACCAGTCACTGAAGCCGTGCAAAGCTTGCGCCGACATCTAGAAAGAAGTCGAGCTCCTCCCAACCATATCGAGGCATATATCTCCATGCCTCACTAGTCATTACTCGCTTTGTCTGCGTGACCACCAATTGCATTTTCTGCTTTCTTGCCGCCATAGTGATATTTTTCTCTAGGCCTATATCCTTCTGAGACTGAAGCCGACATGATAAATGCAATCCTTGTAAAATTGTGAAACTCCTTCGAATTCTGCTGATTTgtctagggggaatgacggctttggcaggttttgttctattattggcagaggtttttttatgactggctatgctcaaatttgacctaaacattctttgcatatcaaagaatattgtggccaaatttcataaaatttggttgacaaaaccccccctgacaataatagaacaaaacctgccaaagccgtctttccccctatgaaGCTTTTTTATGATTACCTTTCTTTGACATAAGTAATGTAGGATGGGGCATGATGGGTCACTTAAGGCGAACATTCAATGCATTAAAatagaaacattttaatttagcTTATCAACgtggatctataaaaatagctcataatctgtaagtctatttttctgtcaatcaaaaaatgccggggcaagatgggtcacctttaAATTCTGCAATTATTATTGTTCTTATTCACAATTTGAAATTatctaccgtggataatcaaatttcggacacactcaaacttcggacgcatCAATTCGTATggtaaattttctgaaatatttcatcgaaatgtttcgtcaagctgAATCGAATGGACTAATAGCTTtagcttgttttagtatagATACGTTGTATTGAGACATGGTAATTCAATGCGGCGAAATGATTTAAAGACAGTCTGAGTTGTGCAGtgagaattgttttcaattattcttcccggTACTGCGTAATcaagtgtccgaagtttgaatctttgtgtccgaaatatgaatccaacccagccggtgtccgaggtttgaatcaaacagaagccggacattttcataaattgcatacattctgCGCAATATC
The nucleotide sequence above comes from Armigeres subalbatus isolate Guangzhou_Male chromosome 3, GZ_Asu_2, whole genome shotgun sequence. Encoded proteins:
- the LOC134224958 gene encoding uncharacterized protein LOC134224958 isoform X1 yields the protein MDDNENYLEYPKMNFSQFSSPFGGALAANQFAAAKFPPNLATANGQVLGLVSGGDAGMQFLRPMDGNAMAAATAFQQQQQAAAAAAAAANMQQATPAYITLPITMPGAKPGDAQQTVQIQVLNPNPLPQPAQQAHKFQMGQMQIPIQGFQQGTTVLTVAYGPQDEEIVHNHGLAEGMTIVAALQPQDLQLLAQAQNASLFQQHHQQQLQNHESPTQPTIKVEQSLSPPIRPIKQEAVWNNIPNITAAPAFGADIAEFLQQRSQGLNLQPFLKFNNNNNNELNVPLAHGDHLIGGSIPDIPGTTYIKREIIDENSNDNTQYGADSSQVDSSFRDASSISGDTNCSTQNESASTPTTTAAAATSTTGTPSEDGTPTGSGKPRKKRKYKSKPPKPKRQKPGQVHITTAIDGTILFCCPECHMAYPEKECLEQHLVVHKIERRFICDICGAGLKRKEHLERHKLGHNPERPYICSVCMKGFKRKEHLNLHFVIHSGVKTEICGDCGKGFYRKDHLRKHIKSHMTKRLKEEMAANGGSSINSTNRHIINNTSPTSNGNNNHSDNSVSTTSGPLHIPLSLPAGIPPGLTITTSTNSMQNHHNPPPQPSPLTQGICLPHGVTIHVPTADNQTLPVQISLPQLVAQQQTAADGTTSTVLVPASEALPQLAAGAQ
- the LOC134224958 gene encoding zinc finger and BTB domain-containing protein 24-like isoform X2 gives rise to the protein MNFSQFSSPFGGALAANQFAAAKFPPNLATANGQVLGLVSGGDAGMQFLRPMDGNAMAAATAFQQQQQAAAAAAAAANMQQATPAYITLPITMPGAKPGDAQQTVQIQVLNPNPLPQPAQQAHKFQMGQMQIPIQGFQQGTTVLTVAYGPQDEEIVHNHGLAEGMTIVAALQPQDLQLLAQAQNASLFQQHHQQQLQNHESPTQPTIKVEQSLSPPIRPIKQEAVWNNIPNITAAPAFGADIAEFLQQRSQGLNLQPFLKFNNNNNNELNVPLAHGDHLIGGSIPDIPGTTYIKREIIDENSNDNTQYGADSSQVDSSFRDASSISGDTNCSTQNESASTPTTTAAAATSTTGTPSEDGTPTGSGKPRKKRKYKSKPPKPKRQKPGQVHITTAIDGTILFCCPECHMAYPEKECLEQHLVVHKIERRFICDICGAGLKRKEHLERHKLGHNPERPYICSVCMKGFKRKEHLNLHFVIHSGVKTEICGDCGKGFYRKDHLRKHIKSHMTKRLKEEMAANGGSSINSTNRHIINNTSPTSNGNNNHSDNSVSTTSGPLHIPLSLPAGIPPGLTITTSTNSMQNHHNPPPQPSPLTQGICLPHGVTIHVPTADNQTLPVQISLPQLVAQQQTAADGTTSTVLVPASEALPQLAAGAQ
- the LOC134224958 gene encoding zinc finger and BTB domain-containing protein 24-like isoform X3 encodes the protein MQFLRPMDGNAMAAATAFQQQQQAAAAAAAAANMQQATPAYITLPITMPGAKPGDAQQTVQIQVLNPNPLPQPAQQAHKFQMGQMQIPIQGFQQGTTVLTVAYGPQDEEIVHNHGLAEGMTIVAALQPQDLQLLAQAQNASLFQQHHQQQLQNHESPTQPTIKVEQSLSPPIRPIKQEAVWNNIPNITAAPAFGADIAEFLQQRSQGLNLQPFLKFNNNNNNELNVPLAHGDHLIGGSIPDIPGTTYIKREIIDENSNDNTQYGADSSQVDSSFRDASSISGDTNCSTQNESASTPTTTAAAATSTTGTPSEDGTPTGSGKPRKKRKYKSKPPKPKRQKPGQVHITTAIDGTILFCCPECHMAYPEKECLEQHLVVHKIERRFICDICGAGLKRKEHLERHKLGHNPERPYICSVCMKGFKRKEHLNLHFVIHSGVKTEICGDCGKGFYRKDHLRKHIKSHMTKRLKEEMAANGGSSINSTNRHIINNTSPTSNGNNNHSDNSVSTTSGPLHIPLSLPAGIPPGLTITTSTNSMQNHHNPPPQPSPLTQGICLPHGVTIHVPTADNQTLPVQISLPQLVAQQQTAADGTTSTVLVPASEALPQLAAGAQ